The proteins below come from a single Leifsonia sp. 1010 genomic window:
- a CDS encoding amidohydrolase, whose translation MSTTVFTGGTILSSYRSDAVEHTAVAVADGRIVAAGAEALALRGTVDETVDLLGGVLAPAFGDGHAHPLQGGLEKLGPQVRSCASVDEIVACVKEWADAHPEQEWIYGGSYDATLAPEGMFDARWLDAAVPDRPVVLRAWDYHTVWVNSEALRRAGIDASTPEPALGRIPRRADGSPLGILQEPGAVDLLIPAEPGRTHDERVEALRLATAEYAELGIAWVQDAWVEPAEVEAYLEASARGLLSTRVNLALRADPVRWRDQVPEFVESRRRVEELDDPLLTARTVKVFVDGVIENHTAAMLADYTDTPGDRGLPNWDAAELTAAAVTFDKLGFQLHLHAIGDAATRTALDVFEAVERTNGARDRRPVIAHVQVVDPVDLPRFERLGVIANFEPLWAQLDSMMLDLTIPRLGPEREGLQYPIRTLLESATVSFGSDWPVSSADWRPGVATAVTRQTEQRVPEAGWTPAERIPLTDALEAYSSGVARQAFAQHARSELRPGSSPDLVWLDTDPRHVDPHDLRSVRVLGTWVAGVRRATTVRS comes from the coding sequence ATGAGCACGACCGTCTTCACCGGTGGCACCATCCTGAGCAGCTATCGTTCCGACGCCGTCGAGCACACCGCGGTCGCGGTCGCGGACGGGCGCATCGTCGCCGCCGGCGCCGAGGCCCTGGCTCTGCGCGGCACGGTGGACGAGACGGTCGACCTCCTCGGGGGCGTCCTCGCGCCGGCGTTCGGCGACGGTCACGCGCATCCCCTGCAGGGTGGACTGGAGAAGCTCGGGCCGCAGGTGCGGAGCTGCGCGTCGGTCGACGAGATTGTCGCGTGCGTGAAGGAGTGGGCGGACGCGCATCCCGAACAGGAGTGGATCTACGGCGGCAGCTACGACGCGACGCTGGCGCCCGAGGGGATGTTCGACGCGCGCTGGCTCGACGCCGCCGTCCCCGACCGGCCGGTCGTGCTGCGGGCGTGGGACTACCACACGGTGTGGGTGAACTCCGAGGCACTGCGCCGGGCCGGGATCGACGCGAGCACGCCCGAGCCGGCGCTGGGCCGCATCCCGCGCCGGGCCGACGGGTCTCCACTCGGCATCCTGCAGGAGCCCGGCGCCGTCGACCTCCTGATCCCGGCCGAGCCCGGGCGGACGCACGACGAACGTGTCGAGGCCCTGCGGCTGGCGACCGCCGAGTACGCGGAGCTCGGGATCGCGTGGGTGCAGGACGCCTGGGTCGAGCCGGCCGAGGTGGAGGCGTATCTCGAGGCGTCCGCACGCGGGCTGCTGTCGACGCGGGTGAACCTTGCCCTTCGCGCCGATCCCGTGCGCTGGCGCGACCAGGTGCCCGAGTTCGTCGAGTCTCGCCGCCGCGTCGAAGAGCTCGACGACCCGCTGCTGACCGCACGCACCGTGAAGGTCTTCGTGGACGGCGTCATCGAGAACCACACCGCGGCGATGCTGGCCGACTACACCGACACCCCCGGCGACCGCGGGCTCCCCAACTGGGATGCGGCCGAGCTCACCGCGGCGGCCGTCACCTTCGACAAGCTCGGCTTCCAGTTGCACCTGCACGCGATCGGCGACGCGGCGACCCGGACCGCCCTCGACGTCTTCGAGGCGGTCGAGCGCACCAACGGCGCACGCGACCGCCGGCCGGTGATCGCGCACGTCCAGGTCGTCGACCCGGTTGACCTGCCCCGGTTCGAGCGCCTCGGCGTCATCGCGAACTTCGAGCCGCTCTGGGCGCAGCTCGACTCGATGATGCTCGACCTGACCATCCCGCGCCTCGGACCCGAGCGCGAAGGACTGCAGTACCCCATCCGCACGCTGCTCGAGTCGGCGACCGTCTCCTTCGGAAGCGACTGGCCGGTCAGCAGCGCCGACTGGCGGCCCGGTGTCGCGACGGCGGTCACCCGCCAGACGGAGCAGCGGGTTCCGGAAGCCGGATGGACCCCCGCCGAGCGCATCCCGCTCACCGACGCGCTGGAGGCCTACTCCTCCGGCGTCGCCCGCCAGGCCTTCGCGCAGCATGCGCGCAGCGAGCTGCGACCGGGGTCCTCCCCGGACCTGGTCTGGCTCGACACCGACCCGCGCCACGTGGACCCGCACGACCTGCGATCCGTCCGCGTGCTCGGAACCTGGGTCGCCGGCGTTCGCCGCGCGACCACCGTACGGAGCTGA
- a CDS encoding TetR/AcrR family transcriptional regulator C-terminal domain-containing protein, which produces MAEIDRPARRVGRPKTTVLTRDLIAEAALRLLDESGADGFTMVRLAQALRVRPSALYNHVDGKEDVIAGVRELISDRIDVSAFETLPWDAAMRDWAHSYRLAFATHPPTIALLAVLPLTGALRTMHMYDAVVAAMVRAGWPEPEVLPTLVAVESFILGSALDAVAPADMFDPSGAEDRVPSFASAYAARARALDPTATAPADAAFETGLTALLDGLRMRYEHVRVPVG; this is translated from the coding sequence ATGGCCGAGATCGATCGCCCGGCGCGTCGGGTGGGGCGCCCGAAGACGACCGTGCTGACCCGCGATCTCATCGCCGAGGCCGCCCTCCGCCTGCTCGACGAATCGGGCGCAGACGGCTTCACGATGGTGCGGCTCGCGCAGGCGCTCCGCGTGCGGCCCAGCGCCCTCTACAACCACGTCGACGGCAAGGAGGACGTCATCGCCGGCGTCCGCGAGCTCATCTCGGACCGCATCGACGTCAGCGCCTTCGAGACGCTCCCGTGGGACGCCGCGATGCGCGACTGGGCGCACTCGTACCGCCTCGCCTTCGCCACCCACCCGCCGACGATCGCCCTCCTCGCCGTCCTGCCGCTGACCGGCGCGCTGCGGACGATGCACATGTACGACGCGGTCGTCGCCGCGATGGTGCGCGCGGGCTGGCCCGAGCCCGAGGTGCTGCCGACGCTCGTCGCGGTCGAGTCGTTCATCCTCGGGTCGGCGCTCGACGCGGTAGCACCCGCCGACATGTTCGACCCGTCGGGAGCGGAGGACCGGGTCCCGTCGTTCGCCTCGGCCTACGCGGCCCGTGCCCGCGCACTCGACCCGACCGCGACAGCGCCGGCGGATGCAGCCTTCGAGACCGGGTTGACCGCCCTGCTCGACGGCCTGCGCATGCGCTACGAGCACGTGCGCGTGCCGGTGGGATGA
- a CDS encoding APC family permease, with the protein MTTTDLPPQPRLKRALGPTALVLFGLTYLAPVTVFTTYGIVTQSTDNHLPSAYVVALVAMLFTALSYGAMARAFPVSGSAYTYTQQTFGGHVGFLTGWTLMLDYLFLPMINFLLIGLYLNTQFPDIPGWVFALASLLLVLLFNVLGITLVNRLNVAIVALSVLLVVVFAVLAIKELLTNPSSETPSLIEPFLPGKGGLGPIFAGAAVLALSFLGFDAVSTLSEEAKNPKRDIPRAIVLTTLIGGAIFIVVSWLGALVYPDWRDFAEVDSAGVDLMAKVGGTFLTSFFVAVYVVGAFGSGMTTQVSVSRIIYSMGRDGVLPRVFGTLHSQFRTPWVAALAVSVVSLLALVLTLDQAATMISFGALAAFSMVNLSVIKHHLFPKGGRTAPSTGEWVRYGVLPAIGFVLTVWLWTSLTATTFIVGLSWMLVGVIYLAVLTRGFRRKPPTMDFSEKEELEQEAARAS; encoded by the coding sequence ATGACCACGACCGACCTGCCGCCCCAGCCGCGGCTCAAGAGGGCGCTCGGCCCCACAGCCCTCGTGCTGTTCGGCCTCACCTACCTCGCCCCCGTCACCGTCTTCACGACCTACGGCATCGTGACGCAGTCGACCGACAATCACCTCCCGTCCGCCTACGTCGTCGCGCTGGTCGCGATGCTGTTCACAGCACTCAGTTACGGCGCGATGGCGCGTGCGTTCCCGGTGTCCGGTTCGGCGTACACGTACACCCAGCAGACGTTCGGCGGTCACGTCGGCTTCCTGACCGGGTGGACGCTGATGCTCGATTACCTGTTCCTGCCGATGATCAACTTCCTGCTGATCGGGCTGTACCTCAACACGCAGTTCCCGGACATCCCGGGCTGGGTGTTCGCCCTGGCGTCGCTGCTGCTGGTGCTGCTCTTCAACGTGCTCGGCATCACCCTGGTCAACCGGCTCAACGTCGCGATCGTGGCCCTGTCGGTGCTGCTCGTGGTCGTGTTCGCCGTGCTCGCGATCAAGGAGCTGCTGACCAACCCGTCGTCCGAGACGCCGAGCCTGATCGAGCCGTTCCTGCCCGGGAAGGGCGGACTGGGCCCGATCTTCGCGGGCGCCGCCGTGCTCGCCCTGTCGTTCCTCGGCTTCGACGCGGTCTCGACCCTGTCGGAGGAGGCGAAGAACCCGAAGCGCGACATCCCGCGCGCCATCGTCCTGACCACTCTCATCGGCGGCGCGATCTTCATCGTCGTCTCCTGGCTGGGCGCGCTCGTGTACCCGGACTGGCGCGACTTCGCGGAGGTCGACTCGGCCGGCGTCGACCTCATGGCCAAGGTGGGCGGCACGTTCCTGACGTCGTTCTTCGTCGCCGTCTACGTGGTCGGCGCGTTCGGATCGGGGATGACGACCCAGGTCAGCGTCTCGCGCATCATCTACTCGATGGGCCGGGATGGCGTGCTCCCGCGCGTCTTCGGCACGCTCCACTCGCAGTTCCGCACGCCGTGGGTGGCCGCGCTGGCGGTCTCCGTCGTGTCCCTCCTGGCGCTCGTGCTGACCCTGGATCAAGCCGCGACGATGATCTCGTTCGGCGCACTGGCGGCCTTCTCGATGGTCAACCTCTCGGTCATCAAGCACCACCTGTTCCCGAAGGGCGGGCGAACCGCTCCCTCGACGGGCGAGTGGGTGCGCTACGGCGTGCTGCCCGCGATCGGGTTCGTCCTCACCGTCTGGCTGTGGACCTCGCTCACAGCCACCACGTTCATCGTGGGCCTGTCGTGGATGCTCGTCGGGGTGATCTACCTCGCCGTCCTGACGCGCGGATTCCGCCGCAAGCCGCCGACGATGG
- the corA gene encoding magnesium/cobalt transporter CorA, which yields MIVDNAVYVDGVRTEPPSLEETSETVRDRGGFAWIGLYRPSESELSAVAKEFDLPALAVEDALSGHQRAKIEKYGEMLFVVLRPASYVDETEKVEFGEVHVFLGDDFVITVRHFETPDLARVRKRLEGDAALLAHGPIAALYGILDEIVDEYAPVVAGLEDDIDEIEDQLFSGDRGVSRRIYELSTEVMHFQRAVDPLKDVLRSLREGLIAHEADEGLRDAFRDIEDHVLRVTERADGFRQILQNALSVHTALVGQRQNDEVKKISGWAAILFAPTLVGTIYGMNFRVMPELHWAFGYPFALLLMVGMGVGLYVVFKRKGWI from the coding sequence ATGATCGTCGACAACGCCGTGTACGTGGACGGCGTCCGCACCGAACCGCCGTCGCTCGAGGAGACCAGCGAGACGGTGCGCGACCGCGGAGGCTTCGCCTGGATCGGGCTGTATCGGCCGAGCGAGAGCGAGCTGTCCGCCGTGGCGAAGGAGTTCGACCTTCCGGCGCTCGCCGTCGAGGACGCCCTCTCCGGTCACCAGCGCGCCAAGATCGAGAAGTACGGCGAGATGCTCTTCGTCGTGCTGCGGCCGGCCAGCTACGTCGACGAGACGGAGAAAGTCGAGTTCGGCGAGGTGCACGTGTTCCTCGGCGACGACTTCGTCATCACCGTCCGGCACTTCGAGACCCCCGATCTCGCGCGCGTCCGCAAACGGCTCGAGGGTGACGCCGCGCTGCTGGCGCACGGTCCGATCGCGGCCCTGTACGGCATCCTCGACGAGATCGTGGACGAGTACGCCCCCGTCGTCGCCGGGCTCGAGGACGACATCGACGAGATCGAGGATCAGCTGTTCTCCGGCGACCGCGGGGTGTCGCGGCGCATCTACGAGCTGTCCACCGAGGTGATGCACTTCCAGCGCGCGGTGGACCCGCTGAAGGATGTGCTGCGCAGCCTGCGCGAGGGGCTGATCGCTCACGAGGCCGACGAAGGGCTGCGGGATGCGTTCCGCGACATCGAGGACCACGTCCTGCGCGTCACCGAGCGCGCGGACGGCTTCCGTCAGATCCTGCAAAACGCGCTCAGCGTGCACACGGCGCTCGTGGGCCAGCGGCAGAACGACGAGGTGAAGAAGATCTCCGGGTGGGCGGCGATCCTGTTCGCCCCGACCCTCGTCGGCACGATCTACGGCATGAACTTCCGCGTGATGCCCGAACTGCACTGGGCGTTCGGCTACCCGTTCGCGCTCCTGCTGATGGTCGGGATGGGCGTCGGCCTCTACGTCGTCTTCAAGCGGAAGGGCTGGATCTAG